One genomic region from Pararge aegeria chromosome 24, ilParAegt1.1, whole genome shotgun sequence encodes:
- the LOC120634568 gene encoding uncharacterized protein LOC120634568 — translation MSFAFGLFSLTYKGARVLVNSGLQHFLIIHYLRLSLPASILETADKTYGARSGVPQIGESCIDRIQRMADCIDNEAEFRSRELNNIKKQFHSVQSKIEKHLAKKGEFNHEDQLAIRDKFDNLCYVVQIVLDNSKINIRKNSSVHVTTPPLFHRHPTKIKLPTISLPTFSGNVTERNVFYDLFKSLVHDYEELSDVQRFRYLLLSLRDEPLNLIKSFPVTDSNYQNVNKSLRQ, via the exons ATGTCATTCGCTTTCGGACTATTCTCGCTAACGTACAAAGGCGCGCGCGTCCTTGTTAATTCGGGACTTCAACACTTTCTTATCATCCACTATCTTCGACTATCGCTGCCAGCATCTATACTTGAAACCGCCGATAAGACCTATGGAGCCAGGAGCGGGGTACCCCAAATAGGAGAATCCTGCATCGACCG TATTCAACGCATGGCTGATTGCATTGACAATGAAGCAGAGTTTCGATCGAGGGAAttgaataatattaagaaacagtttcactcagttcaaagtaaaatagaaaaacactTAGCAAAAAAGGGTGAGTTTAACCATGAAGACCAATTAGCCATTCGCGATAAATTTGATAACTTATGTTATGTTGTTCAAATTGTATTagacaattcaaaaattaatatcaGAAAAAATAGTTCGGTTCATGTAACAACACCTCCTTTATTTCATCGTCATCCAACGAAGATAAAACTACCTACTATTTCACTGCCTACTTTTAGCGGCAATGTTACTGAACGGAATGTATTCTACGACTTGTTCAAGTCTTTAGTTCACGATTATGAAGAATTATCTGATGTGCAacgttttcgttatttattgttGTCATTACGTGATGAACCGTTAAATCTAATAAAATCTTTTCCCGTAACCGATTCGAATTatcaaaatgttaataaatcGTTACGACAATAA